The following proteins come from a genomic window of Sorghum bicolor cultivar BTx623 chromosome 3, Sorghum_bicolor_NCBIv3, whole genome shotgun sequence:
- the LOC8062282 gene encoding receptor-like protein kinase ANXUR2 encodes MALPTPVVAGIAAGAAALLLTAALAVAWWLVRRRRDRSSDTGSSSEAPPPTLAEWGRCGRTSSAPEFHGARQFSLEELAHATHNFAEANLVGAGGFGLVYKGLLLDGTVVAIKRRAGAPRQDFSDEIRRLSEIWHRNVVTLIGYCQDGGLQMLVFEYLPNGSVSGHLYDTGKESMTRLEFKQRLSIAIGAAKGLNHLHSLAPPLIHRDFKTSNVLVDENFIAKVSDAGIDRLLRGFNGAATPAANGGVFQDPEVHSLAQLSESSDVYSFGVFLLELITGREAAGLIPPESNDSFAQLMEARFSSNELVDPRLGGSFTSEGMAEVVGLAFHCLSTSARRRPRMRLVAAELDRILEKEMTLTTVMGDGTAIVTLGSQLFTS; translated from the exons GCATTgcggccggcgccgccgcgctgctgctgaccgccgccctcgccgTGGCGTGGTGGCTCGTGAGGCGGCGCCGTGACCGGAGCTCCGACACCGGCTCCTCGTCGGAGGCTCCTCCTCCCACGCTGG CGGAGTGGGGCCGGTGCGGCCGGACCTCGTCGGCGCCGGAGTTCCACGGCGCCAGGCAGTTCTCGCTGGAGGAGCTCGCGCACGCCACCCACAACTTCGCCGAGGCCAACCTGGTGGGCGCGGGCGGCTTCGGGCTGGTGTACAAGGGCCTGCTGCTCGACGGCACCGTCGTCGCCATCAAGCGCCGCGCCGGCGCGCCGCGGCAGGACTTCTCCGACGAG ATTAGGAGGCTATCGGAGATCTGGCACCGCAACGTGGTGACGCTGATCGGCTACTGCCAAGACGGCGGTCTACAGATGCTGGTGTTCGAGTACCTGCCCAACGGCAGTGTCAGCGGCCACTTGTACG ACACTGGCAAGGAGTCGATGACAAGGCTGGAGTTCAAGCAGAGGTTGTCGATAGCCATTGGAGCAGCTAAAG GTCTGAATCATCTGCACAGCCTGGCGCCGCCGTTGATCCACAGGGACTTCAAGACGAGCAACGTCCTCGTCGACGAGAACTTCATCGCCAAGGTGTCCGACGCCGGGATCGACAGGCTGCTGCGAGGCTTCAATGGCGCTGCCACTCCGGCGGCGAACGGCGGTGTCTTCCAAGACCCAGA GGTACATTCACTGGCGCAGCTTTCTGAAAGCAGCGACGTGTACAGCTTTGGTGTGTTCCTTCTGGAGCTGATCACTGGCAGGGAAGCAGCGGGGCTGATTCCGCCGGAATCCAACGATTCTTTCGCTCAATTG ATGGAGGCGCGTTTCAGCTCGAACGAGCTGGTGGACCCGAGGCTGGGAGGGAGCTTCACCTCGGAGGGCATGGCGGAGGTGGTGGGCCTGGCGTTCCACTGCCTGAGCACGTCGGCGAGGCGGCGGCCCAGGATGCGGCTGGTGGCCGCGGAGCTGGACCGGATCCTGGAGAAGGAGATGACCCTCACCACCGTCATGGGCGACGGCACCGCCATCGTCACGCTCGGCAGCCAGCTCTTCACGTCCTGA